Proteins found in one Bacteroidales bacterium WCE2008 genomic segment:
- a CDS encoding 3-dehydroquinate dehydratase /3-phosphoshikimate 1-carboxyvinyltransferase, with protein MICVSIQNKDIDGIFEILETPGTEMAEIRMDLCDLSHEDIDELFSSTDVPLVATCRISDKMPATEAEARLIRAIRAGANYVDLEIEAPAMMSKRIRREAREYGTVLIRSYHDFEGTDSLPALQALVEKCQHLGAEVVKVVTTAASEADVERVMALYDSFDPAGLIAFCMGEAGKQSRLECLRRGAPYTYAAVNHKEATAPGQWPASVMLDAVYGDMPEMSGEVLPMPASKSFAQRAIIAAALAEGTSKLTGYSPCGDNESAVAVAKALGAKVSKKGDVLTITGTGAAAYTKNELHTGESGFLTRMMIPILSLISSGPVSVTGEKTLLKRPLTGARAMMNAFGVALEGGSPEAMVPLTVRGRLTPGEVEISGKNGSQLISGLLSALPLADGDTEIHLTEPKSIPYIFITLDVLKRFGIRIENEMEGGQEFIDTQDWSLCEGMTFRIRGGQRYKAADIDIEGDWSSAAAFMVAGAVFGKVSLSGLDTHSLQADLSIIDILVEAGASLSVEEETGIIHVQKAPLKAFEVDASNCPDLFPVISVLAAFCQGTSKISGVGRLANKESDRGKAIVDMLTAMGVKAWIKGDRLCIEGHSLAQRRLSGRMLRGGDYTSSKDHRMVMAIKTASLGMDGPFTIDDTSCVSKSFPTFFEIFEKL; from the coding sequence ATGATCTGCGTTTCTATACAGAATAAAGATATCGACGGAATCTTCGAGATATTGGAGACTCCCGGAACGGAGATGGCCGAAATCAGGATGGACCTGTGCGACCTCAGCCACGAGGACATAGACGAACTGTTCTCCTCGACTGACGTTCCTCTCGTCGCCACCTGCCGCATCTCTGACAAGATGCCGGCAACAGAAGCCGAAGCAAGGCTGATCCGGGCCATCCGCGCCGGAGCCAACTACGTCGATCTCGAGATCGAGGCCCCTGCCATGATGTCCAAGAGAATTCGCCGCGAAGCCCGCGAATACGGCACCGTCCTTATCCGTTCGTACCATGATTTCGAAGGCACGGACTCCCTGCCTGCCCTTCAGGCGCTGGTGGAGAAATGCCAGCATCTCGGCGCCGAAGTCGTCAAAGTCGTTACGACAGCTGCGTCCGAGGCCGATGTCGAAAGAGTCATGGCCCTGTACGACAGTTTCGATCCGGCAGGTCTGATCGCCTTCTGCATGGGCGAAGCCGGAAAACAGTCGAGGCTGGAATGCCTGCGCAGAGGCGCTCCATACACCTATGCCGCCGTCAACCATAAAGAAGCTACCGCCCCGGGACAGTGGCCGGCCAGCGTAATGCTCGACGCCGTATATGGAGACATGCCGGAGATGTCCGGAGAAGTGCTCCCGATGCCGGCTTCGAAGAGTTTCGCACAGAGGGCCATCATCGCCGCCGCCCTGGCTGAGGGTACATCGAAACTTACGGGATACTCTCCATGCGGGGACAATGAATCCGCAGTCGCTGTCGCCAAGGCCCTCGGGGCAAAAGTCTCCAAGAAGGGCGATGTGCTGACAATTACCGGTACCGGCGCGGCAGCCTATACCAAGAATGAACTCCATACCGGAGAATCGGGATTCCTGACAAGGATGATGATCCCGATCCTCTCTCTCATATCCTCCGGCCCGGTAAGCGTGACCGGCGAGAAGACCCTTCTCAAGCGCCCTCTGACAGGCGCCAGAGCTATGATGAACGCATTCGGAGTCGCCCTCGAAGGAGGCAGTCCGGAGGCTATGGTTCCTCTTACAGTCCGCGGCCGTCTCACTCCTGGCGAAGTCGAGATATCAGGCAAGAACGGATCCCAGCTCATTTCCGGACTGCTTTCCGCCCTGCCTCTTGCCGACGGAGACACGGAGATCCATCTTACCGAACCTAAGAGCATCCCTTATATCTTCATAACCCTCGACGTCCTCAAGCGTTTCGGAATTCGCATCGAGAATGAGATGGAGGGCGGCCAGGAGTTCATCGACACTCAGGACTGGTCCCTCTGCGAAGGCATGACCTTCCGCATCCGCGGCGGCCAGAGATATAAGGCCGCCGATATAGACATCGAAGGAGACTGGAGCTCCGCCGCCGCATTCATGGTGGCCGGCGCCGTCTTCGGAAAAGTCTCCCTGTCCGGTCTCGATACGCACTCCCTGCAGGCCGACCTGAGCATAATCGACATTCTCGTAGAAGCTGGAGCCAGCCTCTCGGTTGAGGAAGAGACCGGCATAATCCATGTCCAGAAAGCCCCTCTGAAGGCCTTCGAAGTGGACGCCAGCAACTGTCCGGACCTCTTCCCGGTAATCTCGGTCCTCGCCGCCTTCTGCCAGGGGACCAGCAAGATCTCCGGAGTCGGACGTCTCGCCAACAAGGAGAGCGACAGGGGCAAGGCTATCGTGGACATGCTTACGGCAATGGGCGTCAAGGCCTGGATAAAAGGTGACAGACTTTGCATCGAGGGTCATTCGCTCGCGCAGCGCCGTCTCTCCGGACGGATGCTCCGCGGCGGCGACTATACATCGTCGAAGGACCATCGCATGGTCATGGCGATAAAGACCGCCTCTCTCGGAATGGACGGTCCGTTCACCATCGATGATACCTCCTGCGTCAGCAAATCATTCCCGACATTCTTTGAAATATTTGAAAAGTTATGA
- a CDS encoding 3-dehydroquinate synthase, translating into MEEIRIISEGKVLSRVYSGTGLASLVQYLTPYRKVFIFCDMAVEHYGRIIEKEAVKAGVNIVDLQTVIATESDKSIYTVLSICNWLMDHNADRNDMLLSVGGGITTDMGGFAASIFKRGIHFAYVPTTLLSQVDAAIGGKTGVNFEDYKNMLGVIRQPDFTYECQEVLASLPKRDFNSGVAEMLKTFIIEDNGNYDKAVTLLSSLNKASRRVELLTSLKEELQELIEAAAAVKAGVVSRDQFESGERRKLNLGHTFAHAIEAEALRREMDITHGEAVAMGMIMAAQLSEKLGIADSISERMTEEFIACGLPTGAPFSIEDLAEAMGKDKKAEGDKIHFILPVKVGEVIIKDLSVEEVKELLKDVK; encoded by the coding sequence ATGGAAGAAATCAGAATCATATCGGAGGGCAAAGTCCTCAGCAGGGTCTATTCTGGCACCGGACTGGCCAGTCTCGTACAGTACCTTACTCCCTACAGAAAGGTCTTCATTTTCTGTGACATGGCAGTAGAACACTATGGCCGGATAATAGAAAAGGAAGCCGTTAAAGCCGGTGTGAATATCGTTGATCTCCAGACAGTAATCGCAACCGAGAGCGACAAGAGCATCTACACCGTCCTGAGCATCTGCAACTGGCTCATGGACCATAACGCCGACCGCAACGACATGCTCCTGTCTGTAGGAGGCGGTATAACGACGGACATGGGAGGCTTTGCCGCCAGCATCTTCAAGCGGGGCATCCACTTTGCCTATGTCCCTACGACCCTCCTCTCTCAGGTAGACGCCGCGATAGGCGGAAAGACCGGAGTCAACTTCGAGGACTACAAGAACATGCTCGGAGTAATCCGACAGCCGGACTTCACGTACGAATGTCAGGAAGTCCTGGCCAGCCTTCCTAAGCGTGACTTCAATTCCGGAGTCGCAGAGATGCTGAAGACATTCATAATCGAAGACAACGGCAATTACGACAAGGCTGTGACTCTGCTCTCCTCCCTCAATAAAGCAAGCCGCAGGGTCGAACTCCTGACCTCCCTCAAAGAAGAGCTCCAGGAACTCATCGAAGCTGCCGCCGCCGTCAAGGCCGGAGTAGTCTCGAGAGACCAGTTCGAGTCAGGCGAGCGCCGCAAGCTCAATCTCGGCCATACTTTCGCTCACGCGATCGAAGCCGAAGCCCTCAGAAGGGAAATGGACATAACCCACGGCGAAGCAGTCGCCATGGGAATGATCATGGCAGCGCAGCTCTCCGAGAAACTCGGCATTGCTGACAGCATCTCCGAGCGCATGACCGAAGAATTCATCGCCTGCGGACTCCCGACCGGGGCGCCGTTCTCAATCGAGGACCTCGCCGAGGCCATGGGCAAAGACAAGAAAGCCGAAGGGGACAAGATCCATTTCATCCTTCCGGTCAAGGTCGGAGAAGTCATCATTAAGGACCTCTCGGTAGAGGAAGTGAAAGAACTGTTAAAAGATGTAAAATGA
- a CDS encoding inner membrane protein, translating into MKLIFKIALIGFLSIMMLIPLAMIRGQIRDRQYAADSCKEEVAKSWGLEQTLKGVYIGLRYNETKRDAYGKEEIVVVEEKIYPETLKYVIDTDSEELHRSIYDVMVYKANVHIESGFVIPQRQDAQLKDARLYVGLSDLRGIDGDADFMWNGEKMSFNESVSGAMVKDIVLPADAGTSAVPMVMDFKLRGMESIKVRPYGSKTEVTMTGDCPDPSFIGDFLPTERDVRPDGFTATWSVSEINRGDPDEVFLGTKMLGGVSQYQMSMRTAKYGILIVLLVFIAGLAVELITRKGIHIIQYLVIGLSLVLFYALVLSFSEVMAFWMAYGLATLMTAVALTCYFRAILKDKSAYLLGLFVAVAYMVCFVLLQMENFAFLTGTLLLFVMLAAVMYVTRNINNNVETSV; encoded by the coding sequence ATGAAACTGATTTTTAAGATTGCCCTCATCGGCTTTCTGTCGATTATGATGCTGATTCCTTTAGCGATGATCCGTGGGCAGATCAGAGACCGTCAGTATGCTGCCGATTCTTGCAAGGAGGAAGTAGCCAAGAGCTGGGGCCTTGAACAGACACTCAAAGGAGTCTATATAGGACTCCGGTACAATGAAACAAAGAGGGATGCGTATGGCAAGGAAGAGATTGTTGTGGTAGAAGAGAAAATCTACCCGGAAACTCTGAAGTATGTTATCGATACTGATTCAGAGGAACTCCACAGATCTATCTATGACGTGATGGTCTATAAGGCCAATGTCCATATAGAAAGCGGATTCGTTATTCCGCAACGGCAGGACGCCCAGCTCAAGGATGCCAGGCTTTATGTCGGCCTGTCGGATCTGAGAGGAATCGACGGCGATGCCGATTTCATGTGGAACGGCGAAAAAATGTCCTTCAATGAATCTGTCTCCGGGGCCATGGTCAAAGATATCGTCCTGCCTGCGGATGCAGGGACTTCGGCCGTTCCGATGGTCATGGACTTCAAGCTGAGGGGCATGGAGTCGATCAAAGTGCGGCCTTATGGTTCCAAGACTGAGGTGACGATGACTGGCGATTGTCCTGATCCTTCGTTCATCGGGGATTTCCTCCCGACTGAGAGGGACGTCCGTCCTGATGGGTTTACGGCTACATGGTCAGTTTCAGAAATCAATCGTGGCGATCCGGATGAAGTATTTCTGGGGACTAAGATGCTTGGCGGAGTCTCGCAGTATCAGATGAGCATGAGAACGGCCAAATATGGTATTCTTATTGTCCTGCTTGTCTTTATCGCCGGTCTTGCGGTGGAACTGATCACTCGTAAGGGAATCCATATCATTCAGTATCTCGTAATCGGTCTTTCGCTGGTGCTTTTCTATGCGCTGGTGCTTTCGTTCTCGGAGGTGATGGCCTTCTGGATGGCCTACGGACTGGCTACGCTGATGACTGCAGTCGCGTTGACATGTTACTTCCGGGCGATCCTCAAGGACAAGTCGGCTTATCTGCTGGGCTTGTTCGTGGCTGTCGCTTATATGGTATGTTTCGTGCTGCTCCAGATGGAGAATTTCGCATTCCTTACAGGTACCCTTCTCCTCTTCGTGATGCTCGCCGCTGTCATGTACGTAACTCGTAATATCAACAATAATGTCGAAACTTCTGTATAA
- a CDS encoding Peptidase C10 family protein yields the protein MLKKFTYSIVAILLVATGCQKELSDKAMSEELPEIGITPSSRIVSLDQAAEFGAIAIGAIEDQSDIAVTKAVSRREVEDVIPVYNEDGVAVMYAINYKNNGGFMLISADKESSTFLYAYNDKGRLDPAKVDPKSPFGMMIDQHKTSISADIESGIHKDNEKYQIWDALGKDSGYTVSLELVNASAVPGTKGYNSTSSGLEDVDVSNVVYNYLWGQGRGYNADAPHPGVDYAGCPSVAIGLLCLHHRYPSQFDYNNMPQVVNTSSSNAVSRMFRTIGNNIPNYEWSADGSGAVAEDIVTGLKRLGYKNAKLVNYNFSRAYNDIAAGRPVLLGGFDYYAGGHIWIGDGYWEQIWRAKRTRYGRTSYYYVYQDTIYMNWGWDGDDNAWVDQASWPYFGSSRMLWYNLYPGN from the coding sequence ATGTTAAAAAAATTCACTTATTCAATCGTGGCAATTCTCTTAGTCGCCACTGGATGTCAGAAAGAATTATCTGACAAAGCTATGTCAGAGGAACTCCCTGAGATAGGGATAACCCCTAGTTCCCGTATCGTCAGCCTTGATCAAGCTGCAGAATTCGGCGCAATCGCAATCGGTGCTATCGAAGACCAGAGTGACATCGCTGTGACTAAAGCTGTATCCCGCCGTGAGGTCGAGGATGTGATTCCTGTCTATAACGAAGACGGAGTTGCTGTAATGTATGCCATCAACTATAAGAATAATGGTGGATTTATGCTTATTTCCGCAGATAAGGAATCTTCTACATTCCTTTATGCATATAATGACAAGGGTCGTCTGGATCCTGCCAAGGTAGATCCAAAGTCTCCTTTCGGAATGATGATCGACCAGCACAAGACCAGTATCTCTGCTGATATCGAGTCCGGAATCCATAAGGATAATGAAAAATACCAGATCTGGGACGCTCTCGGCAAAGATTCCGGCTATACCGTAAGTCTCGAGCTCGTCAATGCTTCTGCCGTGCCAGGTACCAAGGGTTATAACTCTACTTCTTCAGGCCTTGAGGATGTAGATGTCAGCAATGTAGTATATAACTACCTTTGGGGTCAGGGAAGAGGCTACAACGCCGATGCACCTCATCCTGGAGTAGACTATGCCGGCTGCCCTTCAGTCGCCATCGGCCTCCTTTGCTTGCATCATCGCTATCCTTCACAGTTCGACTACAACAATATGCCTCAGGTCGTTAACACTTCTTCTTCAAATGCTGTTTCCCGTATGTTCAGAACTATCGGCAACAACATTCCTAACTATGAGTGGAGCGCCGACGGAAGCGGTGCAGTTGCCGAGGATATCGTTACTGGTCTGAAGCGTCTCGGATACAAAAACGCAAAGCTCGTGAACTATAATTTCTCCCGCGCTTACAATGATATCGCTGCCGGCCGTCCTGTACTTCTCGGAGGCTTCGACTATTATGCCGGCGGACATATCTGGATCGGCGACGGTTACTGGGAGCAGATATGGAGAGCCAAGAGAACCCGTTATGGACGTACAAGCTACTACTATGTCTATCAGGACACAATCTATATGAACTGGGGTTGGGACGGAGATGATAATGCTTGGGTAGATCAGGCTAGCTGGCCGTATTTCGGCAGCAGCAGAATGCTCTGGTATAATCTTTATCCGGGCAACTGA
- a CDS encoding transcriptional regulator, LacI family: MKRITIRDVAREANVSVTLVSFVMNAKRDKDGNLDCPVNPETAKRVLEVAQRLGYQRNFAAASLRSGRSNTIAVIPNDISNKFFAGISRCIEDRAQSFGYTVFFASSDEQPQKLSEVIDSFMAHNIDGIIVAPCTGGEEAIEKAINAKVPVVLLDRDIERLDNVGKVLLDDIEAGKMATEELVKKGYKKIEMISYTLGISSLSLRESGYRKAMMDNDLYDNAKIHYTTYGDAENDMERIIKDAVNRGVDAIFTPTYSLSALALSEMKKLGLKTPGDLALVGFDESDIYSLYATTVTHIVQPLKELGEKSVEVLVNMIGGKPAEKIVLKPAIKLGGSTDKLK; this comes from the coding sequence ATGAAGAGAATCACAATCAGAGATGTCGCAAGAGAGGCCAATGTTTCCGTTACTCTCGTATCGTTTGTAATGAACGCAAAACGCGACAAAGATGGTAATCTTGACTGCCCTGTCAATCCCGAGACGGCCAAGAGAGTTCTCGAGGTAGCCCAGCGACTTGGCTACCAGAGGAATTTTGCAGCAGCGTCACTCAGGAGCGGCCGTTCCAATACTATTGCCGTGATTCCGAATGATATCTCCAACAAGTTCTTTGCGGGAATATCCAGATGCATCGAGGACCGCGCCCAGTCATTCGGGTACACGGTATTCTTTGCCAGCTCCGACGAGCAGCCGCAGAAACTGTCCGAGGTCATTGACTCGTTCATGGCCCATAATATAGACGGAATAATCGTAGCTCCGTGCACCGGTGGCGAAGAAGCTATCGAAAAAGCGATCAACGCCAAGGTTCCGGTCGTCCTTCTGGACAGGGACATCGAGCGTCTCGACAATGTCGGCAAGGTCCTTCTTGACGATATCGAGGCAGGCAAGATGGCTACCGAAGAGCTCGTGAAGAAAGGTTACAAGAAGATCGAGATGATATCTTATACTCTCGGCATTTCCAGCCTTTCCCTCAGAGAGTCCGGTTATCGCAAAGCTATGATGGACAATGATCTTTACGACAACGCAAAGATCCACTATACTACTTACGGCGACGCGGAGAACGATATGGAGAGAATCATTAAGGACGCGGTCAACAGAGGTGTGGATGCCATCTTCACCCCTACCTATTCGCTTTCGGCGCTTGCGCTGTCTGAAATGAAGAAGCTCGGGCTCAAGACTCCGGGCGACCTTGCTCTCGTCGGCTTCGATGAGAGCGATATCTACAGTCTCTACGCTACGACTGTAACTCATATTGTCCAGCCTCTCAAGGAGCTGGGTGAGAAGTCCGTAGAAGTACTTGTCAATATGATAGGCGGAAAGCCTGCAGAAAAGATAGTCCTCAAGCCTGCAATCAAGCTTGGAGGATCAACCGATAAACTTAAATAG
- a CDS encoding Chitinase, GH18 family gives MYKLTLFAMSICAAMTLSCQQEKACLDNESSDNREQTFTFTIAQDEDTKAGYDSNDRLVWKSGDKILVHGEGSGSNYRQVVTLSSSNISSDGLTATVKVPSGLKAYDRSDKGYVSKYYAQYPADAAPDGKLYYFSVFNSTNKIMRAGCDDGNKKFTFYDVSATVAFKVSGDYDEYAFYGNDSETIGYKHYMARYVKTNNGYVTEFPYTGDDLGGTGEGIKKIYNDYLTCDGTTQNYVHIPNTIDFNKGITIDFYKNGSVVATYKRTSPISITRGKIRHIGDLTAELNGGQGGHDDPPAQDGNLCTNIGTTPMVMAYYTYYTEELPEVSRLTHINYSFGKIADPKTGSGGITIKDTDRLKKVVALKSKNSSLKVLLAVGGDGAGGFSLMARDKDKMDQFVNSAYKHIQDYNLDGIDLDWEFPTKDNGLDYSSEDTGNFNKLVKKLREKLGTSKIISVAANSSPKYYDFKSIMQYVDYLNVMTYDMGRAPDGFNSPLHTPYLFDQTSVEKAMKKYVDEVGISKKRLNVGVPFYGKAKKGSSVYNGSDSYTVNFNEMKSILEDGWYERGKKSVSGYNIEKWDDGAKSPYLVDRNGNMVLNFENAKSVYYKGRFVYEQGYLGAMFWEYRGDDSNQTLLKALYKGVHNQSL, from the coding sequence ATGTACAAACTTACTTTATTCGCAATGTCCATCTGCGCAGCGATGACATTGTCGTGCCAGCAGGAAAAAGCCTGTCTGGACAATGAAAGTTCCGACAACCGGGAACAGACCTTCACTTTCACTATCGCTCAGGACGAAGACACGAAAGCCGGCTATGACTCTAATGATAGACTTGTCTGGAAAAGCGGCGACAAGATTCTCGTCCACGGAGAGGGTTCAGGCTCAAACTACAGGCAGGTAGTCACTCTTTCTTCATCCAACATCTCCTCAGACGGCCTTACGGCTACCGTGAAAGTTCCGTCAGGACTCAAGGCTTATGACCGTTCCGACAAGGGTTATGTCAGCAAATACTACGCTCAGTATCCTGCAGACGCAGCTCCGGATGGCAAGCTCTATTATTTCTCCGTCTTCAACAGCACCAACAAGATCATGCGTGCCGGTTGCGACGACGGCAACAAGAAATTCACTTTCTATGACGTCAGCGCGACGGTTGCATTCAAGGTCAGCGGAGATTATGACGAATACGCATTCTACGGAAATGACAGCGAAACCATCGGGTACAAGCACTACATGGCCAGATATGTCAAGACCAACAACGGCTATGTGACCGAGTTCCCTTACACTGGCGATGACCTCGGCGGTACCGGAGAGGGCATCAAGAAGATCTACAATGACTACCTGACCTGCGACGGCACTACCCAGAATTATGTCCATATTCCTAATACAATTGACTTCAACAAGGGTATCACCATCGACTTCTACAAGAACGGAAGCGTAGTTGCAACATATAAGAGGACTTCTCCGATCTCTATCACTCGCGGCAAAATCAGGCATATCGGCGACCTTACCGCTGAACTTAATGGCGGACAGGGCGGCCACGATGACCCTCCTGCACAGGATGGCAACCTCTGCACCAACATCGGTACTACTCCGATGGTAATGGCATACTATACTTATTATACCGAAGAGCTTCCGGAAGTGAGCAGGCTGACCCATATCAACTACTCTTTCGGAAAGATTGCCGATCCTAAGACGGGGTCAGGCGGAATTACGATCAAGGATACCGACAGACTTAAGAAAGTCGTAGCCCTGAAGTCGAAGAACAGCTCCCTCAAGGTGCTTCTCGCAGTCGGCGGCGACGGAGCCGGCGGCTTCTCCCTGATGGCCCGAGACAAAGATAAGATGGATCAATTTGTAAATTCGGCGTATAAGCACATCCAGGATTACAATCTCGACGGCATCGACCTCGACTGGGAGTTCCCGACTAAGGATAACGGTCTTGATTATTCGAGCGAAGACACTGGTAACTTCAATAAGCTCGTCAAAAAGCTTCGTGAGAAGCTTGGCACCAGCAAGATCATTTCTGTCGCTGCCAACTCAAGCCCTAAGTACTACGATTTCAAATCTATCATGCAATACGTTGACTATCTCAATGTCATGACATACGACATGGGACGTGCTCCGGACGGATTCAATTCTCCGCTTCACACTCCTTACCTTTTCGACCAGACCAGCGTGGAGAAGGCCATGAAGAAATATGTCGATGAAGTGGGCATCTCCAAGAAGCGTCTCAACGTGGGAGTTCCTTTCTACGGCAAGGCAAAGAAGGGTAGCAGCGTCTATAATGGCTCTGATAGCTACACTGTCAACTTCAATGAGATGAAGTCAATCCTTGAGGATGGTTGGTATGAAAGAGGAAAAAAGAGCGTCAGCGGTTACAATATCGAGAAGTGGGATGACGGTGCCAAGTCTCCATATCTGGTTGACAGGAATGGCAATATGGTCCTCAACTTCGAGAATGCCAAGTCTGTCTATTACAAGGGACGTTTCGTCTATGAGCAGGGATATCTCGGCGCGATGTTCTGGGAGTACAGGGGTGATGACTCCAACCAGACTCTTCTCAAGGCCCTCTACAAAGGCGTCCATAACCAGTCACTTTAA
- a CDS encoding K(+)-stimulated pyrophosphate-energized sodium pump: protein MEYLFYLVPAASIVALFFAYYFFRQMMKESEGTVTMKEIAQYVREGAMAYLRQQYKVVTIVFIILAVIFAVLAYGFGIQNPWVPFAFLTGGFFSGLAGFVGMKTATYASARTANAVSHSLDKGLKLAFRSGAVMGLTVVGLGLLDISIWWLVLNVFVSEPDSSQKLVVITTTMLTFGMGASTQALFARVGGGIYTKAADVGADIVGKVEQDIPEDDPRNPATIADNVGDNVGDVAGMGADLYESYCGSILATMALGASAFFGDLEMQTRAIMAPMTIAAIGVVLSILGIYAVRTKEGAGLQQLLGSLSRGTNLSAVLIAACTFGIFRILKFENWWQLSLSVVVGLLAGVIIGKATEYYTSHSYKPTRKLAESAKTGSATVIISGVGLGMISTAIPVVTIGIAILLSYCFAAGFSFDPAVLGKGLYGISIAAVGMLSTLGITLATDAYGPIADNAGGNAQMSELDPSVREKTDILDALGNTTAATGKGFAIGSAALTALALLASYIEEIKIGLGQLHATIPEIVAHYNITIMNPIVLAGIFIGSMMAFLFCGLTMNAVGRAAQKMVVEVRRQFREIAGILEGKQRPDYTSCVRISTKAAQHEMVFPSLLAIIVPVLVGMILGPAGVLGLLGGGLGAGFVLAIFLANSGGAWDNAKKFVEEGNFGGKNSASHKATIVGDTVGDPFKDTSGPSLNILIKLMSMVSIVMAGLTVFLHP from the coding sequence ATGGAGTACCTTTTCTATTTGGTTCCCGCCGCATCGATTGTGGCGCTGTTTTTTGCCTACTATTTCTTCCGTCAGATGATGAAAGAAAGCGAAGGCACCGTAACTATGAAAGAAATCGCGCAATATGTGCGCGAAGGGGCGATGGCATACCTCAGACAGCAATATAAGGTCGTCACAATAGTCTTTATAATACTTGCCGTAATCTTCGCCGTCCTGGCCTATGGCTTCGGAATCCAGAACCCTTGGGTGCCGTTCGCCTTCCTTACCGGAGGTTTCTTCTCCGGACTGGCAGGCTTCGTCGGAATGAAGACCGCTACTTACGCTTCGGCGCGTACTGCCAACGCAGTAAGCCACTCCCTGGACAAAGGACTTAAACTAGCCTTCCGCAGCGGCGCTGTGATGGGCCTGACCGTCGTGGGCCTCGGCCTCCTCGATATCTCGATCTGGTGGCTGGTCCTCAACGTTTTCGTCTCGGAGCCGGATTCCAGCCAGAAGCTTGTCGTCATAACTACGACGATGCTTACTTTCGGCATGGGAGCTTCGACCCAGGCCCTGTTCGCCCGCGTCGGCGGAGGTATCTATACCAAAGCCGCTGACGTAGGAGCCGACATAGTCGGAAAGGTCGAGCAGGACATCCCGGAGGACGACCCTCGCAATCCTGCGACAATTGCCGACAACGTGGGCGATAACGTCGGAGATGTCGCCGGTATGGGCGCAGACCTCTATGAGTCCTACTGCGGCTCGATTCTCGCCACCATGGCCCTCGGTGCGTCGGCTTTCTTCGGCGATCTCGAGATGCAGACTCGCGCAATCATGGCTCCGATGACTATCGCCGCAATCGGAGTCGTGCTCTCGATTCTGGGCATCTACGCTGTCCGTACTAAGGAAGGGGCCGGCCTGCAGCAGCTGCTGGGCTCGCTCAGCCGCGGAACCAACCTGAGCGCAGTGCTGATCGCAGCATGTACGTTCGGCATCTTCCGCATCCTGAAGTTCGAAAACTGGTGGCAGCTGTCACTTTCGGTGGTAGTCGGCCTTCTCGCGGGAGTCATAATCGGCAAAGCTACAGAATACTATACCTCTCATTCATATAAACCTACTCGTAAACTCGCCGAAAGCGCCAAGACCGGCTCCGCTACAGTAATCATCAGCGGAGTCGGACTTGGGATGATATCGACGGCCATTCCTGTGGTTACCATAGGAATCGCCATACTGCTCTCCTACTGCTTCGCGGCCGGTTTCTCATTCGATCCTGCCGTCCTCGGCAAGGGACTCTATGGTATCAGTATCGCCGCCGTCGGGATGCTCTCGACCCTGGGAATCACCCTCGCTACCGATGCTTACGGCCCTATTGCCGACAATGCGGGAGGCAATGCCCAGATGTCCGAACTCGACCCGTCGGTGCGTGAAAAGACCGACATCCTCGATGCGCTCGGAAACACTACCGCCGCTACCGGAAAGGGTTTCGCAATCGGTTCCGCGGCCCTTACCGCCCTCGCTCTGCTGGCTTCATATATCGAGGAAATCAAGATCGGTCTCGGCCAGTTGCATGCGACCATACCGGAGATCGTGGCGCACTATAATATCACGATCATGAATCCGATAGTCCTCGCCGGCATATTCATCGGCTCGATGATGGCCTTCCTGTTCTGCGGACTGACGATGAATGCAGTGGGCCGTGCCGCCCAGAAGATGGTCGTCGAAGTACGCCGCCAGTTCCGGGAAATCGCCGGAATCCTCGAAGGAAAGCAGCGTCCGGACTATACCAGCTGCGTGCGCATCTCCACGAAGGCCGCGCAGCATGAGATGGTGTTCCCGTCGCTGCTGGCCATAATCGTCCCTGTGCTCGTGGGCATGATCCTCGGGCCTGCCGGAGTCCTCGGCCTTCTCGGCGGAGGTCTCGGCGCCGGATTCGTGCTGGCCATCTTCCTGGCCAATTCGGGAGGCGCATGGGACAATGCCAAGAAGTTCGTGGAGGAGGGTAATTTCGGAGGCAAGAACTCCGCTTCCCACAAGGCTACGATAGTGGGCGATACCGTCGGTGACCCGTTCAAGGATACTTCCGGACCGTCGCTCAACATACTTATCAAGCTGATGAGCATGGTATCTATCGTGATGGCCGGCCTGACCGTTTTCCTGCACCCGTAG